In one Aquila chrysaetos chrysaetos unplaced genomic scaffold, bAquChr1.4, whole genome shotgun sequence genomic region, the following are encoded:
- the LOC115338377 gene encoding feather keratin Cos2-3-like isoform X2 yields MSCYNRCLPCRPCGPTPLANSCNEPCVRQCQNSTVVIEPSAVVVTLPGPILSSFPQNTVVGSSTSAAVGRILSCDGVPINSGCCDLSGISRCY; encoded by the coding sequence ATGTCCTGCTACAACCGGTGCCTGCCATGCCGGCCCTGTGGCCCGACCCCGCTGGCCAACAGCTGCAACGAGCCCTGTGTCAGGCAGTGCCAGAACTCCACTGTCGTCATTGAGCCCTCTGCTGTGGTGGTGACCCTGCCCggccccatcctcagctccttcccgcaGAACACCGTAGTGGGCTCctccacctctgctgctgttggcagGATCCTCAGCTGTGACGGAGTGCCAATCAACTCTGGGTGCTGTGACCTCTCTGGCATTTCCAGATGCTACTAG
- the LOC115338377 gene encoding feather keratin Cos2-3-like isoform X1, which translates to MATCAHQQGWRVVLGQVHLQPHDMSCYNRCLPCRPCGPTPLANSCNEPCVRQCQNSTVVIEPSAVVVTLPGPILSSFPQNTVVGSSTSAAVGRILSCDGVPINSGCCDLSGISRCY; encoded by the exons ATGGCGACGTGTGCCCATCAACAGGGATGGAGAGTGGTCCTGGGGCAG GTGCACCTCCAGCCCCACGACATGTCCTGCTACAACCGGTGCCTGCCATGCCGGCCCTGTGGCCCGACCCCGCTGGCCAACAGCTGCAACGAGCCCTGTGTCAGGCAGTGCCAGAACTCCACTGTCGTCATTGAGCCCTCTGCTGTGGTGGTGACCCTGCCCggccccatcctcagctccttcccgcaGAACACCGTAGTGGGCTCctccacctctgctgctgttggcagGATCCTCAGCTGTGACGGAGTGCCAATCAACTCTGGGTGCTGTGACCTCTCTGGCATTTCCAGATGCTACTAG